The Danio rerio strain Tuebingen ecotype United States chromosome 10, GRCz12tu, whole genome shotgun sequence genome contains a region encoding:
- the LOC141376392 gene encoding uncharacterized protein encodes MLSLEGGMYFFLSCCWMLLSSAYDFANAAMIRSTTLFVNYGQSARINCNYSRTDETELMAVNIQTLNHTLCSLRFNGSSWKQQNCRDHVKFNWIPETEEISFELLNLQDKNTYTCTVTRTIPPPNMDLGITQVQVIVRPVLSLSCEKMPDGSTMILCSAGFHNDSLELLWIRDGEFFNSSHSNKSFSHKSYLILPPQINNTVYFCWVNHSSLNKPLIANLSSSACYENKGCDLMVTVAVAFVISAVLTVILVTIVV; translated from the exons TATTTCTTTTTAAGCTGTTGTTGGATGCTCCTGTCTTCAGCTTATG ATTTTGCCAATGCGGCAATGATTCGCTCTACAACCTTATTTGTCAATTATGGACAGTCGGCAAGAATCAACTGCAACTACAGCCGAACAGATGAGACAGAATTGATGGCAGTGAATATTCAGACATTAAATCATACTCTCTGTTCACTTCGCTTTAATGGGAGTTCATGGAAACAACAGAACTGCAGAGATCATGTCAAGTTTAACTGGATTCCAGAGACTGAGGAAATCTCATTTGAGCTCTTAAATCTCCAGGATAAAAACACATACACCTGTACTGTGACGAGGACTATACCACCACCAAACATGGATCTGGGAATAACACAAGTCCAAGTTATTG TGCGTCCCGTCTTGTCTCTGTCCTGTGAGAAGATGCCTGACGGATCTACCATGATTCTGTGCTCTGCTGGATTCCACAATGATTCACTTGAACTGCTGTGGATCAGAGATGGAGAATTCTTCAACAGCTCACACTCAAATAAATCATTCAGTCATAAATCATACCTTATACTGCCACCACAAATCAACAACACAGTCTACTTCTGCTGGGTAAACCACTCATCCTTAAACAAACCGCTCATCGCCAATTTATCAAGCTCTGCCTGCTATGAAAATAAGG GTTGTGATTTAATGGTGACTGTAGCAGTGGCATTTGTCATCTCTGCGGTGTTGACTGTAATTTTGGTCACTATAGTTGTGTAA